A genomic segment from Neobacillus sp. YX16 encodes:
- a CDS encoding AraC family transcriptional regulator produces the protein MSEQIHKYQAELAKLIKYHTGQDGGHGTVIPSLFFSHFSDAAGPFYGVHKPSLCIVVQGMKEVLLSQELFRYGPADYLVTSVNLPIIGQVTEASSEVPYLALKIEFTPNEILEVLGDFQIGVSKKENTKRGMYVNLIELPLLDAVARFVRLLDNPEDIPILAPLIKKEIIYRVLQGRHGAVLGQIAVEGSSAYQISDAIEHIMNNYDRAIRVEELAEIANMGVSSLHRLFKEVTAMSPIQFQKQLRLQEARHLLLTEAAGAADVAFRVGYESPSQFSREYSRLFGLPPKEDIKRLKESYDQRINA, from the coding sequence ATGTCTGAACAAATACATAAATACCAGGCTGAACTTGCCAAACTCATTAAGTATCATACAGGTCAGGACGGGGGTCACGGGACTGTTATTCCGTCCTTATTTTTCTCTCATTTCTCTGATGCAGCCGGACCATTTTACGGTGTTCATAAACCTTCCTTGTGCATCGTCGTTCAGGGTATGAAGGAGGTCCTGCTATCACAGGAACTCTTTAGGTACGGACCTGCCGATTATCTTGTTACGTCTGTTAACTTGCCAATTATCGGGCAAGTAACAGAGGCTTCTTCCGAGGTCCCCTATCTAGCTCTTAAGATTGAGTTTACACCTAATGAAATTTTAGAAGTTTTAGGGGATTTTCAAATTGGTGTGAGTAAAAAAGAAAATACAAAGAGAGGGATGTATGTCAACCTGATAGAGTTACCTCTGTTGGACGCGGTAGCCAGATTTGTTCGCTTACTTGACAATCCTGAAGATATCCCAATACTTGCTCCTCTTATCAAAAAGGAAATCATCTATAGGGTTCTACAAGGGCGACACGGTGCTGTACTGGGGCAAATTGCAGTAGAAGGAAGTTCTGCCTATCAGATCAGTGACGCAATCGAACATATCATGAATAATTATGATCGGGCTATTCGGGTGGAGGAACTTGCGGAAATAGCCAATATGGGTGTTTCATCTCTTCATAGACTTTTTAAAGAGGTTACCGCAATGAGCCCCATACAGTTCCAAAAACAACTGAGACTACAGGAAGCTCGGCATTTGTTATTAACTGAGGCAGCAGGTGCTGCAGATGTTGCATTCCGGGTAGGTTATGAAAGTCCATCGCAATTCAGCCGTGAATATTCGCGGTTATTTGGTTTACCACCTAAAGAGGATATAAAACGTCTGAAAGAATCCTATGACCAAAGGATAAACGCGTGA
- a CDS encoding DUF4405 domain-containing protein, with amino-acid sequence MVIRLVIDFSMTVLMLVAMAYHITGNAIHELIGVFLLVLFLVHNILNRRWYKAIFKGKHNVRRILSLAVNLLFLVSITVVMVSSVPISQDILPSTPINNDMVLRQIHVLTSYWGFIFMAIHIGLSWGTILNAARKMTGITNPSIILTITLRVIAVLIVVYGVQASFEREIVSKLTIYNPFGWGFNGSTSEFILDYLSIMGIYIAGSHYALKIVQKQGKDRANLS; translated from the coding sequence ATGGTAATCAGACTAGTTATTGATTTTTCTATGACTGTTCTCATGTTAGTCGCAATGGCTTACCATATTACTGGGAATGCAATCCATGAACTGATTGGAGTTTTCCTGCTGGTATTGTTTCTTGTCCACAATATTTTAAACCGGAGATGGTATAAGGCGATTTTTAAGGGTAAGCACAATGTCCGACGTATTCTAAGCTTAGCGGTCAATCTGCTTTTTCTTGTGTCCATAACTGTGGTGATGGTAAGCTCTGTACCTATATCCCAAGACATACTCCCATCTACTCCAATAAACAATGATATGGTTCTGCGACAGATACATGTTCTGACTTCTTACTGGGGATTTATCTTCATGGCTATACATATAGGATTGTCCTGGGGAACGATTCTCAATGCTGCGCGAAAAATGACTGGTATTACAAACCCAAGCATTATCCTGACAATTACGTTGCGCGTCATAGCTGTGTTGATTGTTGTTTATGGTGTCCAGGCATCTTTTGAGAGAGAGATAGTTTCCAAGCTTACTATATATAATCCATTTGGTTGGGGCTTTAATGGGTCCACTTCGGAATTTATATTAGATTATTTATCTATAATGGGTATTTATATCGCTGGTTCACATTATGCTCTGAAAATTGTTCAGAAGCAGGGAAAAGATAGAGCTAACTTAAGTTAA
- a CDS encoding cytochrome P460 family protein, with protein MTRGNTYEELYTSREAIEAVQNGEPIPSGTVITLEIYEDEELDRIFVMEKRNGWAEQNPSEIRNGDWQYQEFTEEGSVNEDADIGRCFSCHANEERDDYVNTLDEMKDFDLDNYTGFNEGNNESKIAGFPIDKWEVKEVGNHLNAQKDEHELMADMTMEEMIQKALFMIHFYKENR; from the coding sequence GTGACTCGTGGGAATACTTACGAAGAGCTGTACACCAGTCGTGAAGCAATCGAAGCCGTACAGAACGGGGAGCCAATCCCCAGCGGCACCGTTATCACCCTTGAAATTTATGAGGATGAAGAACTTGACCGAATCTTTGTGATGGAAAAGCGAAATGGCTGGGCTGAACAAAACCCGTCTGAAATACGTAACGGCGATTGGCAATACCAGGAGTTTACTGAAGAGGGGTCTGTGAACGAAGATGCGGACATCGGTCGTTGCTTTTCCTGCCACGCGAATGAGGAACGGGATGACTACGTTAACACACTAGATGAAATGAAGGATTTTGATTTAGATAATTATACTGGCTTTAATGAAGGAAATAATGAATCCAAAATCGCCGGTTTTCCGATTGATAAGTGGGAGGTAAAAGAGGTTGGCAATCATCTGAATGCTCAGAAGGATGAGCATGAGCTAATGGCAGACATGACAATGGAGGAAATGATCCAGAAGGCACTTTTTATGATTCATTTTTATAAGGAGAATCGCTAA
- a CDS encoding serine hydrolase, with product MTINLDEIVSNIQRKVDFSGSVFVEDKEKVLVDKSFGYANRSDYLGNNSATRFGIASGCKLFTAIAICQLVQEGKISFDSKLIDCLNIDFKHFDNHVTVHHLLTHTSGIPDYFDEDVMDNFEELWIKNPMYHIRKLKDFLPMFQNNPMKSQVGESFHYNNAGYILLGLIVEQVSKLEFSDYVQKHIFNKADMTQSGYFSFDSLPPNTALGYIVNPDGTWKTNIYSLPVKGGSDGGAFVTANDMAKLWNALLNHQLLNETYTKKLLTLHTQVNETSFYGYGIWIKKKTDNNILKYHVMGYDPGVSFHSSYYPDLLIKVVVCSNKSDGAFEIMSAIEQELTIANTL from the coding sequence ATGACCATAAATTTAGATGAAATAGTTTCAAATATTCAAAGGAAGGTTGATTTCTCAGGTTCGGTATTTGTTGAAGATAAGGAAAAGGTATTAGTAGATAAAAGCTTTGGTTACGCGAACCGTTCAGATTATTTAGGAAATAATTCCGCTACCCGTTTTGGAATAGCATCTGGTTGTAAACTCTTCACGGCCATAGCAATTTGTCAACTTGTACAAGAGGGGAAAATCTCTTTTGATTCTAAATTGATCGATTGTCTTAATATTGATTTTAAACATTTTGATAATCATGTGACTGTCCATCATTTACTAACACATACTTCGGGAATACCCGATTATTTTGATGAGGATGTAATGGATAACTTTGAGGAGCTTTGGATTAAAAATCCTATGTATCATATAAGAAAGTTAAAAGACTTCTTACCAATGTTTCAAAATAATCCAATGAAGTCCCAAGTGGGAGAATCGTTTCACTATAATAATGCTGGTTATATTTTATTAGGATTAATTGTGGAACAGGTTAGTAAACTCGAATTCTCTGATTATGTTCAAAAACACATTTTCAATAAAGCTGATATGACGCAGTCTGGATATTTTTCATTTGACTCCCTTCCGCCAAATACAGCTTTAGGCTATATTGTTAATCCTGATGGAACTTGGAAAACAAACATTTATTCTTTACCTGTAAAAGGTGGGTCCGATGGCGGTGCATTTGTAACAGCTAATGATATGGCTAAACTTTGGAACGCACTTTTAAATCACCAGCTTTTAAATGAAACTTATACAAAAAAGCTCTTAACATTACATACACAAGTCAATGAAACTAGTTTCTATGGATATGGTATTTGGATAAAGAAAAAAACAGATAACAATATCTTAAAATACCATGTTATGGGATATGATCCTGGTGTGAGCTTTCATTCTTCTTATTATCCTGATTTATTAATTAAGGTTGTTGTTTGCTCCAATAAGTCGGATGGAGCATTTGAAATAATGAGTGCTATTGAACAGGAATTAACAATTGCAAACACCTTGTAA
- a CDS encoding cysteine hydrolase family protein, producing MKQALLVIDAQQELIEGNENESSVFKKEELLNNINLVIEKAKESDALVTFVRDKDVAGGEGLGFQVHQKINIPPTSMIFDKKATNSFYGTALLEHLKDNEIEHLVIMGCQTEYCIDSAVRTATIYGFDVTLVDDGHSTKDSSILTAEQIIAHHNKTLHGHYNVDNFAVVRKSEEDLFQPIHNNYR from the coding sequence ATGAAACAAGCTTTACTCGTAATTGATGCACAGCAGGAATTAATAGAAGGAAATGAAAATGAGAGCAGTGTATTTAAAAAAGAGGAACTCTTGAATAATATAAACTTAGTAATTGAAAAGGCGAAAGAATCGGATGCATTAGTGACTTTTGTGAGAGATAAAGATGTGGCTGGCGGTGAAGGATTAGGGTTTCAAGTGCACCAAAAAATTAATATCCCTCCTACCTCAATGATATTTGATAAAAAAGCGACCAATTCATTTTATGGCACAGCATTGCTAGAGCACTTGAAAGACAATGAAATCGAACACCTTGTCATCATGGGATGTCAAACGGAATACTGTATTGATTCAGCAGTGAGAACCGCTACCATCTATGGTTTTGATGTAACGTTAGTAGATGATGGTCATTCTACAAAAGATTCATCCATTCTAACTGCTGAACAAATCATAGCTCATCATAATAAAACATTGCATGGGCATTATAATGTCGACAACTTTGCAGTTGTTCGAAAAAGTGAAGAAGACTTGTTTCAACCTATTCATAATAACTACAGATAA
- a CDS encoding HupE/UreJ family protein, translating into MKKLWLPFLLFLLLFSSLFLPSAFAHTNNSEGYSNIEVKEKSLDYELKVDLEELGHALEKETNQKDLIDKEIVQTYVNSKLKLYADSEMIEGNVEKTDIEMIEDTPFAVIDLSYNIEHKPDKIVVEYNLFLDDSDPSHANFAAVTLDGKQQEKILSFESRELEIGEISFWQNMKQFIVLGLVHIFTGYDHILFVISLLFGAKTIRHNLALVTAFTLAHSITLALATFEIVLLPARLVESAIALSIVYVALINIFNPDSKHQPWLAFGFGLIHGFGFAGILSEMRLDTAHMASSLLSFNVGIEIGQLLIVSITFPIILWLKKLTFRPVKWVIPGTSAAILAFGLVWFVQRAF; encoded by the coding sequence TTGAAAAAATTATGGTTGCCGTTTTTGCTTTTTTTGCTATTATTTAGTTCTTTATTTCTACCATCAGCATTTGCACATACTAATAACAGTGAAGGCTATTCAAATATAGAAGTAAAAGAGAAATCATTGGATTATGAATTGAAAGTTGATTTGGAAGAGCTAGGCCATGCCCTAGAGAAAGAAACCAATCAAAAGGATTTAATAGATAAAGAGATTGTCCAGACTTATGTCAATTCAAAGCTAAAGCTTTATGCAGATAGTGAAATGATTGAAGGAAATGTGGAAAAAACCGATATCGAAATGATTGAGGATACTCCGTTTGCGGTAATTGATTTATCTTATAATATTGAACATAAACCAGATAAAATAGTGGTTGAATATAATTTGTTCCTTGATGATTCTGACCCAAGCCATGCAAACTTTGCAGCCGTTACATTAGATGGCAAACAACAAGAAAAGATTCTTTCTTTCGAATCAAGGGAATTAGAGATTGGTGAAATCAGTTTCTGGCAGAATATGAAACAATTTATCGTTCTTGGTTTAGTACATATCTTCACAGGATATGACCATATCCTGTTTGTTATCAGTTTGCTTTTTGGTGCAAAAACGATTCGCCACAACCTAGCATTAGTTACTGCCTTTACACTTGCACATAGTATTACGCTTGCTCTTGCGACCTTTGAAATTGTTCTGCTGCCAGCTCGTTTGGTCGAGTCTGCCATTGCACTAAGTATTGTCTACGTAGCACTCATTAATATTTTTAATCCGGACTCCAAACATCAGCCTTGGCTTGCATTTGGTTTCGGACTGATTCATGGATTTGGCTTTGCAGGGATTCTATCAGAAATGAGATTAGACACTGCTCATATGGCTTCGTCTCTTCTATCATTTAATGTTGGTATCGAAATTGGTCAGTTATTAATCGTGTCAATCACGTTCCCAATTATTCTTTGGCTTAAAAAGTTAACTTTCAGGCCAGTAAAATGGGTGATTCCCGGCACTTCAGCAGCGATATTAGCCTTTGGATTAGTATGGTTTGTCCAAAGAGCTTTTTAA